The following proteins are encoded in a genomic region of Ornithodoros turicata isolate Travis chromosome 6, ASM3712646v1, whole genome shotgun sequence:
- the LOC135396917 gene encoding uncharacterized protein LOC135396917 isoform X3, whose translation MYKLYLKITLMCLPTSVFSAYGNAIECVYYEDCARFDENAFCSDNSCVCANGTHRDIDSGVVKCNSGRIARPLCDAERPCGSHSFVCTPWGTCECRLPGYKAELLFSRWRCIQDPFFFEGRTTVTFLKVSPVPLLVICIMLAYFGYQRKAKSPPAHRSMREASRLHNRRIVPLWRGVTFRSAPTRSSATTAHSQSQGPVSPPAARPTTMTAVAPPHSVEVVLPQGDVSPPPPYQAEPDDAPPSYDEVVRSLPALPPASHVISVPDDKSCNSDAKQFKG comes from the exons ATGTACAAATTATATCTCAAGATAACATTAATGTGCCTTCCTACATCCGTATTTTCCGCTTATG GAAATGCCATCGAATGCGTATACTACGAAGACTGCGCAAGGTTTGACGAGAACGCGTTCTGCAGCGACAATAGCTGCGTTTGTGCCAACGGTACACACAGGGACATAGACAGCGGCGTAGTGAAATGTAATTCAG GCAGAATAGCCAGACCACTGTGCGATGCAGAAAGGCCGTGTGGTTCGCACTCCTTCGTGTGCACTCCGTGGGGTACCTGCGAGTGTAGACTCCCAGGTTACAAAGCGGAGCTTTTGTTTTCACGTTGGCGATGTATACAAG ATCCGTTCTTCTTTGAAGGTAGAACCACAGTGACATTCCTAAAGGTGTCTCCCGTTCCACTCCTAGTTATATGTATCATGCTGGCCTATTTTGGATACCA ACGGAAGGCCAAATCTCCGCCTGCCCACAGAAGCATGCGAGAGGCGAGCCGCTTGCACAACAGGCGTATCGTGCCACTCTGGAGAGGGGTCACCTTCCGCAGCGCACCCACACGCAGCAGTGCCACGACCGCGCATT CGCAGTCGCAGGGTCCGGTCTCCCCACCAGCGGCGAGGCCGACTACCATGACTGCAGTTGCTCCTCCGCATTCTGTGGAGGTCGTTCTGCCGCAAGGTGACGTTTCGCCTCCTCCACCTTACCAAGCGGAGCCAGAT GATGCCCCACCGAGCTATGATGAAGTAGTGCGGTCACTGCCAGCTCTACCTCCGGCCAGTCATGTCATCTCTGTACCAGACGATAAAAGTTGCAACTCTGATGCAAAGCAGTTCAAAGGGTAA
- the LOC135396917 gene encoding uncharacterized protein LOC135396917 isoform X2, protein MVAALGNAIECVYYEDCARFDENAFCSDNSCVCANGTHRDIDSGVVKCNSGRALNDTCESSDECSEVDHLSRCLGGFCRCKPGTHESPTAIGLRCFPGRIARPLCDAERPCGSHSFVCTPWGTCECRLPGYKAELLFSRWRCIQDPFFFEGRTTVTFLKVSPVPLLVICIMLAYFGYQRKAKSPPAHRSMREASRLHNRRIVPLWRGVTFRSAPTRSSATTAHSQSQGPVSPPAARPTTMTAVAPPHSVEVVLPQGDVSPPPPYQAEPDDAPPSYDEVVRSLPALPPASHVISVPDDKSCNSDAKQFKG, encoded by the exons ATGGTCGCTGCTCTTG GAAATGCCATCGAATGCGTATACTACGAAGACTGCGCAAGGTTTGACGAGAACGCGTTCTGCAGCGACAATAGCTGCGTTTGTGCCAACGGTACACACAGGGACATAGACAGCGGCGTAGTGAAATGTAATTCAG GACGAGCCTTAAACGACACTTGCGAATCTTCGGATGAATGCTCCGAAGTTGACCATCTTTCGCGATGCCTTGGTGGTTTCTGCCGCTGTAAACCGGGAACTCACGAGTCGCCAACTGCCATTGGACTTCGTTGCTTTCCAG GCAGAATAGCCAGACCACTGTGCGATGCAGAAAGGCCGTGTGGTTCGCACTCCTTCGTGTGCACTCCGTGGGGTACCTGCGAGTGTAGACTCCCAGGTTACAAAGCGGAGCTTTTGTTTTCACGTTGGCGATGTATACAAG ATCCGTTCTTCTTTGAAGGTAGAACCACAGTGACATTCCTAAAGGTGTCTCCCGTTCCACTCCTAGTTATATGTATCATGCTGGCCTATTTTGGATACCA ACGGAAGGCCAAATCTCCGCCTGCCCACAGAAGCATGCGAGAGGCGAGCCGCTTGCACAACAGGCGTATCGTGCCACTCTGGAGAGGGGTCACCTTCCGCAGCGCACCCACACGCAGCAGTGCCACGACCGCGCATT CGCAGTCGCAGGGTCCGGTCTCCCCACCAGCGGCGAGGCCGACTACCATGACTGCAGTTGCTCCTCCGCATTCTGTGGAGGTCGTTCTGCCGCAAGGTGACGTTTCGCCTCCTCCACCTTACCAAGCGGAGCCAGAT GATGCCCCACCGAGCTATGATGAAGTAGTGCGGTCACTGCCAGCTCTACCTCCGGCCAGTCATGTCATCTCTGTACCAGACGATAAAAGTTGCAACTCTGATGCAAAGCAGTTCAAAGGGTAA
- the LOC135396917 gene encoding uncharacterized protein LOC135396917 isoform X1, giving the protein MYKLYLKITLMCLPTSVFSAYGNAIECVYYEDCARFDENAFCSDNSCVCANGTHRDIDSGVVKCNSGRALNDTCESSDECSEVDHLSRCLGGFCRCKPGTHESPTAIGLRCFPGRIARPLCDAERPCGSHSFVCTPWGTCECRLPGYKAELLFSRWRCIQDPFFFEGRTTVTFLKVSPVPLLVICIMLAYFGYQRKAKSPPAHRSMREASRLHNRRIVPLWRGVTFRSAPTRSSATTAHSQSQGPVSPPAARPTTMTAVAPPHSVEVVLPQGDVSPPPPYQAEPDDAPPSYDEVVRSLPALPPASHVISVPDDKSCNSDAKQFKG; this is encoded by the exons ATGTACAAATTATATCTCAAGATAACATTAATGTGCCTTCCTACATCCGTATTTTCCGCTTATG GAAATGCCATCGAATGCGTATACTACGAAGACTGCGCAAGGTTTGACGAGAACGCGTTCTGCAGCGACAATAGCTGCGTTTGTGCCAACGGTACACACAGGGACATAGACAGCGGCGTAGTGAAATGTAATTCAG GACGAGCCTTAAACGACACTTGCGAATCTTCGGATGAATGCTCCGAAGTTGACCATCTTTCGCGATGCCTTGGTGGTTTCTGCCGCTGTAAACCGGGAACTCACGAGTCGCCAACTGCCATTGGACTTCGTTGCTTTCCAG GCAGAATAGCCAGACCACTGTGCGATGCAGAAAGGCCGTGTGGTTCGCACTCCTTCGTGTGCACTCCGTGGGGTACCTGCGAGTGTAGACTCCCAGGTTACAAAGCGGAGCTTTTGTTTTCACGTTGGCGATGTATACAAG ATCCGTTCTTCTTTGAAGGTAGAACCACAGTGACATTCCTAAAGGTGTCTCCCGTTCCACTCCTAGTTATATGTATCATGCTGGCCTATTTTGGATACCA ACGGAAGGCCAAATCTCCGCCTGCCCACAGAAGCATGCGAGAGGCGAGCCGCTTGCACAACAGGCGTATCGTGCCACTCTGGAGAGGGGTCACCTTCCGCAGCGCACCCACACGCAGCAGTGCCACGACCGCGCATT CGCAGTCGCAGGGTCCGGTCTCCCCACCAGCGGCGAGGCCGACTACCATGACTGCAGTTGCTCCTCCGCATTCTGTGGAGGTCGTTCTGCCGCAAGGTGACGTTTCGCCTCCTCCACCTTACCAAGCGGAGCCAGAT GATGCCCCACCGAGCTATGATGAAGTAGTGCGGTCACTGCCAGCTCTACCTCCGGCCAGTCATGTCATCTCTGTACCAGACGATAAAAGTTGCAACTCTGATGCAAAGCAGTTCAAAGGGTAA
- the LOC135398137 gene encoding tenascin-like isoform X1: MLQHFERRTTTIFVLAALFNVILPAVIHQSCSQDDDCAVHPNTFCSKGKECICLARYSRTYPPCNEGIELGDSCSRHENCEVNDNNSYCHQSICRCKPSFHREMLMDNATRCRPGPEFQDSCYIAEDCGGPNFTCAAGRCRCQAGFYKDYGTSECRQQRYLGQDCEKDIDCASVVNNSYCSHERCDCKNGYIRTNLDGIGEVCEIDRGGRGALKILFALMLPVVICAFVYLYRNRKVGQVNKNQSAEEDHAVSPPPPPGFAPGIEIGIKAPSESTPLTPMSSDIIGAPADSGSLASDKSRQLPQCSTTIVQNKYLTGTHVVGENDRDQNNHWRTRV, from the exons ACCAGTCCTGCTCTCAAGACGATGATTGCGCTGTCCACCCAAATACCTTCTGCAGCAAGGGCAAGGAATGCATTTGCCTGGCCAGATACAGCCGCACCTATCCGCCTTGCAACGAAG GGATTGAGCTAGGAGATAGCTGTTCGCGGCATGAGAACTGCGAAGTGAACGATAACAATTCGTACTGCCACCAATCTATCTGCCGCTGCAAGCCTTCGTTTCACAGGGAGATGCTAATGGACAATGCCACCCGCTGCAGACCAG GACCCGAGTTCCAAGACTCATGTTACATCGCCGAGGACTGTGGAGGCCCGAATTTCACGTGCGCAGCAGGCAGGTGTCGCTGCCAAGCAGGATTCTACAAGGATTACGGCACATCGGAATGCAGACAGC AGCGTTATCTGGGACAAGACTGCGAGAAAGACATCGACTGTGCAAGTGTTGTCAACAATTCGTACTGCAGCCATGAACGTTGCGACTGCAAGAACGGCTATATCCGTACCAACCTGGATGGCATCGGGGAAGTTTGCGAAATCG ACAGGGGAGGAAGAGGAGCGCTCAAAATTCTGTTCGCTTTAATGCTTCCAGTCGTCATCTGCGCCTTTGTCTACTTGTACAG AAACCGTAAAGTAGGTCAAGTCAACAAGAACCAAAGTGCTGAAGAAGATCATgcagtttcaccaccaccacctccaggTTTCGCACCGGGAATAGAAATAGGCATAAAAG CACCATCCGAAAGCACGCCACTGACACCGATGTCGTCCGACATTATTGGTGCCCCTGCGGACAGCGGTAGTCTTGCATCGGACAAGAGCAGACAGCTTCCTCAGTGTTCCACCACCATTGT CCAAAACAAATACCTGACCGGCACACACGTTGTGGGAGAGAACGACAGAGACCAGAATAATCACTGGCGGACAAG AGTATGA
- the LOC135398137 gene encoding uncharacterized protein LOC135398137 isoform X2 — MLQHFERRTTTIFVLAALFNVILPAVIHQSCSQDDDCAVHPNTFCSKGKECICLARYSRTYPPCNEGIELGDSCSRHENCEVNDNNSYCHQSICRCKPSFHREMLMDNATRCRPGPEFQDSCYIAEDCGGPNFTCAAGRCRCQAGFYKDYGTSECRQQRYLGQDCEKDIDCASVVNNSYCSHERCDCKNGYIRTNLDGIGEVCEIDRGGRGALKILFALMLPVVICAFVYLYRNRKVGQVNKNQSAEEDHAVSPPPPPGFAPGIEIGIKDAHERTRAIIEEEDAHQAHKIQKAGPLLSFDKSEDDDVFFALPSPSESTPLTPMSSDIIGAPADSGSLASDKSRQLPQCSTTIVQNKYLTGTHVVGENDRDQNNHWRTRV, encoded by the exons ACCAGTCCTGCTCTCAAGACGATGATTGCGCTGTCCACCCAAATACCTTCTGCAGCAAGGGCAAGGAATGCATTTGCCTGGCCAGATACAGCCGCACCTATCCGCCTTGCAACGAAG GGATTGAGCTAGGAGATAGCTGTTCGCGGCATGAGAACTGCGAAGTGAACGATAACAATTCGTACTGCCACCAATCTATCTGCCGCTGCAAGCCTTCGTTTCACAGGGAGATGCTAATGGACAATGCCACCCGCTGCAGACCAG GACCCGAGTTCCAAGACTCATGTTACATCGCCGAGGACTGTGGAGGCCCGAATTTCACGTGCGCAGCAGGCAGGTGTCGCTGCCAAGCAGGATTCTACAAGGATTACGGCACATCGGAATGCAGACAGC AGCGTTATCTGGGACAAGACTGCGAGAAAGACATCGACTGTGCAAGTGTTGTCAACAATTCGTACTGCAGCCATGAACGTTGCGACTGCAAGAACGGCTATATCCGTACCAACCTGGATGGCATCGGGGAAGTTTGCGAAATCG ACAGGGGAGGAAGAGGAGCGCTCAAAATTCTGTTCGCTTTAATGCTTCCAGTCGTCATCTGCGCCTTTGTCTACTTGTACAG AAACCGTAAAGTAGGTCAAGTCAACAAGAACCAAAGTGCTGAAGAAGATCATgcagtttcaccaccaccacctccaggTTTCGCACCGGGAATAGAAATAGGCATAAAAG ATGCGCACGAACGCACAAGAGCTATCATCGAGGAGGAAGATGCGCATCAAGCACACAAGATTCAGAAAGCAGGACCTCTTTTGTCATTCGACAAAAGCGAGGACGATGACGTCTTCTTCGCGCTGCCAT CACCATCCGAAAGCACGCCACTGACACCGATGTCGTCCGACATTATTGGTGCCCCTGCGGACAGCGGTAGTCTTGCATCGGACAAGAGCAGACAGCTTCCTCAGTGTTCCACCACCATTGT CCAAAACAAATACCTGACCGGCACACACGTTGTGGGAGAGAACGACAGAGACCAGAATAATCACTGGCGGACAAG AGTATGA